In the Desulfitobacterium hafniense DCB-2 genome, ATTCCTTCCGGCAGCAAACGCTCTGAAGATGTGGATTATACCTGGGCCCGGGAGATGGGGATTCCGACTTGGGCAGAACATCCTGGGGCCGAGTATTTGTATTTCGTAGGGTGCGCTCCTGCCTTTGACCTCCTTGCCCGCCGGACGGCGGTTACTTTTGCCGGAATATTGCAAAGGGCCGGGGTCGATTTTGCCATTCTCGGTGCTGAGGAATGGTGCTGCGGGGAAACGGCGCGGAGGTTGGGCGATGAACGACTCTTTCAGCAAACGGTGGGGAGAAACATCACACTCTGGCGGGAGAAGGGGATTAAGAAGATAGTCACGGCCTGCCCTCATTGCTTTAATACTCTGCAGAATGAGTATGCTCAGTTCGGCGGCAGTTATGAGGTGATACCCCATACGGCTTTGCTGGCGGAATTAGTGGCGAGGGGAAAAATAAAACCGTCCCAGGGGCCGGGGCTTGTGGTTGCTTATCATGACCCGTGCTATCTGGGACGCTATAACGGCTTCTATGAGGAACAGCGGGAGCTCCTCCGGGCACTTCCCGGTATCCGCCTGATCGAGATGCCCCGGCATAAAGAGGATTCTTTCTGCTGTGGAGGGGGAGGGGGACGCTTCTGGGTGCAAAAGGACAAGGAAAATGTGATCGGTCAACATCGTTGGCAGGAAGCGCTGGATACGGGGGCGGATTTAATCGCCACAGCCTGCCCGTACTGCAGGATAACCTTTGAACGGGAGAGCGGGCGGCAAGAGGCTGAACAGAAAATGGGAATAGCCGATATTGCGGAGATTCTCAGCGCAAGAATATAGTTCTTTTCAGTTTATATAGGGGATTTTCATAATACCGCTGATGAGTGGAGAACACCATAAGGTATAATGTGAATCAATAAAAAAGTGAGAGTTAAGGAGCTTACCCCAAGGGCAGGCTCCTTTTTGCTGTCTATAGGTCAGTTGATGGCTAAAAACGACAGAGCTATTTTGGTTATCAGAGAGGCGATGTCTTCCTTTGTTTCCTGCATGCCGTTTTTAATCCATTGGTTGATAATGCTGCTGAAAATGGCTACGACAATATGTTTGAGATATTTAGAAAATAACCCATCCAATGTCAGTTGAGGAAAGATAACCTCAAAGGTTCTTTTACTGATCAGATCCCCCATCTTATTGTAAAAAGACAGATAGGTATTATCACGCACCGTTAATTGGAAGAATTCGGAGTTCTCCTGGACATAGGTAAGCAGCTTAACAATGTGGGGAAAAGGTGCTCCGGTAAGGCGGCTGGCCTGAATAGATTCTCTCGTAACGGATAAAGAAATCTCTTCAATATCCTCCAGCACTTCATCTTCCAGACTTCTCAACAGATCAAACTTATCTTTGTAGTGCAGATAAAAGGTAGACCGGTTGATCATGGCCTTGCCGGCAATATCGCTGACCGTGATCTTATCGAAGCCTTTTTCATGGACGGCTTCGTAGAAAGCCTCCTTAATCAGTTTTCTGGTTTTGATAACCCGTAAATCATCATGTTTATTCATATTATTTTTCTGTTTTTATCAACAGAAATGCTAATCTGTTGATTATAAAACAAACCTCTCTTTATTGATTATTGAGCTTTACGGCAGTTCTATTGTAATATACATATATAAAATAAGCAACACATGTTGATTATAACGTGCTGTTGGTTACAATGGGCTTCTGTAAAGCGAGGTGTTATGATTCCTTATGAATACCATAATTGGTCAAGAAGATAAAAACGAAGGCTTGAAACTTGGCATCGATATAGGGTCCACCACGGTTAAGATCGCCCTCCTCAACCCCAGGGGGGAGCTGATTTTTTCCCGCTATGAGCGTCATATGTCCAGCGTATTTGCTAAAGTCGGCGAGCTTATCGCCGATCTTGAAGGGGATTTTCCGGGACTGCAGGTCACGGCATGCATCACAGGCTCAGGGGGGTTATTGCTCTCCCGGCTTATTGATCTGCCTTTTGAGCAGGAAGTGATCGCCTGCTCAAAAGCAGTGGAGGTTTTCATCCCGAAAACCGACGTGGCCATTGAGCTGGGTGGTGAGGATGCCAAGATCACCTTCTACAAGGACGCGGTGGAGCAGCGCATGAACGGAACCTGTGCGGGGGGGACGGGAGCCTTCATCGATCAGATGGCTGTTCTTCTCAATACGGATGCGGCCGGTCTCAACCGATTCGCCAAGGAACACACGGTGATCTATCCCATCGCAGCCCGCTGCGGCGTTTTTGCCAAGACCGATATTCAGCCCCTGATCAATGAGGGGGTGCCCGTGAGCGATCTGGCGGCGTCGATCTTTCAGGCCGTTGTCAACCAAACGATCAGCGGTCTGGCCTGCGGCCGGGTCATCCGCGGCAACGTGGCATTTCTCGGCGGCCCTCTGTCTTTTTTGTCTGAACTGAGAGGGCGGTTCACAGAGACCCTCGGACTGAAGGAAGAGGAGGTTATTTTCCCTGAGCATTCTCAGTATTTTGTCGCCATAGGCGCGGCGCTGTTGTCCGAAGGCCAGAATAGAATAGGGGTTGCGGAGATACTGGACAGGATTGCCGCTGCCGGAGCTTCGGTATCCACGCAAAGCAGACACCTCCCTCCCTTGTTTGCCAGTGGGGAGGAACTGGCGGAGTTTGAGAGACGTCACAGACGGCACGCAGCGGTGAGAGGGGATATAGCCCAGGCTCACGGTCCTGTATATCTCGGCATCGACGCAGGATCCACCACCACCAAAGGGGCCCTTATCGACAAGGATAAGAAACTGCTGTATACCTTCTACAAAGGCAACGAAGGCAATCCGGTGGGTACGGTAAGAATGATGCTCAAGGAACTTTTCGCCAGCCTCCCCAGAGGGGCCTATATTGCCAATTCGGTGGTTACAGGCTACGGTGAAGGGCTTATTCAAGCCGGTTTCAGTGTGGATTACGGCGAGATTGAGACCATAGCTCATTACAAAGCTGCCGAGGAGTTTTTACCCAGCGTGGAGTTCATTCTGGATATTGGCGGACAGGATATGAAGTGCATAAGGGTGAAGGATGGGGCCATCCATCATATTATCCTTAACGAGGCCTGCTCGTCAGGCTGTGGCTCTTTCATTGAGACTTATGCCAAGTCAGTGAATATGAGTGTGGAGAAGTTTGCTGAGGAGGGCCTTTTAGCACGGTCTCCGGTGGATCTCGGCACCCGCTGCACTGTCTTTATGAATTCCAAAGTCAAGCAATCCCAAAAGGAAGGGGCGACTCTTGGCGATATAAGCGCAGGGCTTTCCTATTCGGTGATCAAGAATGCCCTTTACAAAGTCATCAAGCTGAGAGATCCCCGGGATGCGGGGGGAAAGGTTGTGGTGCAGGGAGGCACTTTCCTGAATAATGCCGTGCTGCGGAGTATCGAGAGTGTCTTAGGGCGTCAGGTGATACGGCCGGATATCGCGGGGCTTATGGGCGCCTTCGGGGCCGCTCTCATCGCTCTCGAAAAAGCTGCGCCGGAGTCCGGGTCCGGCCTGCTCTCAGAACAAATGCTGGCAGAGTTTCAAGCCGGCAGTTCCAACTCCCGGTGCAGGGGATGTCAGAATAACTGCCTGCTCACCATCAACAGCTTTGCCAATGGGCAAAAGTTCGTCACCGGGAACCGGTGCGAGAAGGGGAGCGGCGGGGTAAAACAGGGGCCCCAGGTGCCCAATCTCTATGCCCGGAAATACGCAAGGCTCTTCGCTTACCAGCCCCTACCCCGGGAGGTCGCACCCCGAGGAGTCATCGGTATCCCCAGAGTGCTCAACATGTATGAGAATTATCCCTTCTGGTTCACTTTCTTTACGGAACTGGGCTATTCTGTCCTGCTCTCCCCAGCCTCCTCAAAGACCCTCTATGAGTTGGGGATGGATACCATTACCTCGGATACGGCCTGCTATCCTGCCAAGCTTGTGCATGGGCACATCAAGTGGCTGGCCGACAAGGGCGTCCCGGTGATCTTCTACCCCGCCATCAACTATGAGAGAAGAGAAGATCCTGGGGCCAACAATCATTATAATTGCCCCATCGTCGCCACCTATCCCGAAGTCATCGGCGGTAACATGCAACCCCATTTTGCGGAGAAGGGGATCACTTTTCTGCATCCATTTCTGCCCTATGACGCGGACGAAAAACTGGCCCGGAGACTGGCTGATGAACTGGCCGGCTATGGTGTGCAGCCGGAGGAGGTCGGAGCAGCTCTCCGGGCTGCCCGGAGAGAAGATGAGCGGTTTAAAAAAGATATTGCTGAGATGGGCCGAAAGGCTCTGGCCGTCATCAAAAGAGAGGGGTTGCAAGCCGTAGTGCTGGCCGGAAGGCCTTATCATCTGGACCCTGAGATCAACCATGGTATGGATACCCTGATCACCTCCCTGGGGATGGCGGTGCTGACCGAGGACAGCGTGGCGGGCGGTGTGACGCTGTCCGGGCCGCTGCGGGTGTTGGATCAATGGATGTATCACAGCCGTTTATATAAGGCGGCGGAATTCGTTGGCCGACACGAGGATATCGAGCTGGTCCAGCTGAATTCCTTCGGCTGCGGTCTGGATGCGGTGACCACAGACCAGGTTGAGGAGATCCTCAGCTGCAAAAATAAGCTCTATACCCTGCTGAAGATCGATGAGGGGGCCAATCTGGGCGCGGCCAGGATCAGGATCAGATCCCTGAAGGCTGCGGCAGAGGAGCGCCGGCGGGGTGGTGTGCATCCGGTGGATAAACCCTACACCTTTGAACGCCGGTATTTTACGAAGGAAATGAAGGGACGCTATACCATTCTCCTGCCCCAGATGTCCCCCATCCATTTCAATCTGGTGGAGGCCGCCATTAATTCCTTTGGCTATAATGCCAAGCTGCTTCCGGAGGCAGATAGTCACGCGGTGGATGAGGGGCTGAAATACATCAATAATGATGCCTGCTATCCGACGATCATGACCCTGGGCCAGGTGATTTCCTATTTGAAATCAGGGGAATGCAACCTGGATAAGACCGCCATCTTTATGTCCCAGACGGGAGGGGGGTGCAGGGCCAGCAATTATATCGGCATGCTGCGCAAGGCTCTTCAGAATCTGGGCATGGAACAGGTGCCGGTGATCTCCTTCAGTCATGCCGGCCTCGAAACCAACTCCGGTTTCAGAATCTCATCGGGGCTGCTGGTAAAACTGGTGCTGGGCGTTTTGCTGGGCGATGTCCTGATGCGCGTTCTCTATGCGACCAGGCCCTATGAGCGGGACAAAGGGGCGGCAGACGATCTGGCGGCCCGCTGGACCCGGCGCATGGTCGGGGCGATGCCCCGCCTGGGTGTGGGTGGTTATCGCCGCTTGGTGAAGGAGATGATCGCTGATTTTGATCGGATCGAAGTGAACCATGAGATAAAGCCCAAAGTCGGCGTGGTGGGTGAAATACTGGTCAAATACCATCCCAACGCCAACAATCAGCTTGTGGACATTATTGAAGCAGAAGGCGGCGAAGCCGTGGTGCTGGATCTTATGGATTTTTTCCTCGCCGATATGTACAGCAAGGGCTTCAATTATGAATTCCTCACCGGTACGAAGCAAGGCATGCATCTGGGCAGGCTCGGAATCCGCCTCATCGAATGGCTGAGAAAACCGGCCAGAGCAGCACTCCAAAACAGCCGCCGCTTCCGGCAGCCCCTGCCCATCGAAGAAATCGCCAGGAAGGCCGAAACCTTGGTCTCCCTGGGCAATCAATGCGGTGAGGGCTGGCTGCTGACCGGGGAGATGGTGGAGCTTGTGGACAGCGGCGTTCCCAATATTGTCTGCCTACAGCCCTTTGCCTGCCTGCCCAACCATGTTACAGGCAAAGGCATGATCGGAGCGCTGCGCAGGTCCAACCCACTGGCCAATATCGTTCCCATCGATTACGATCCCGGTGCCAGCGATGTCAACCAATTTAACCGCATTAAGCTGATGATGGCGATTGCCAGGAAAAATCTTGCTCAGGCATCGGGCTGAGCTGAACTAGGCAATTCAGAAATGGATTCGTGGTTCAGTGAGGACTATATTTTCTCACAGCATATATCACAGCAGATAATAATGAGGAATAATGTCCTCATAGCTTCCGTCTTTCATAAGAAAGCCTCCGGGAATGACCCCAAGCTGAACGAAACCCAGCTTGGCGTAGAGTTGCAGGGCTGCCGTATTTGTACTGACGACGGCGTTGAACTGCAGGATCTGAAACCCGATTTCTTTCGCTTTGGCAAGGCAGTGCTTAACCAAAATTTCACCGATGCGTTTTCCCCGTTCTTCACTCTTAACGGCATAGCTGGCATTGCAGATATGTCCGCAGCGGCCCACATTGTTGGGATGGAGGATATACAATCCCACCATGTTGCCTGTAGCTTCTTCGATGGCCACCCCGGTAAAGGATTGGCCGCCGAAGAACTCCAGGCCGGTTTTTTCATCCAGGGGTTCCATCTGGGGAAACGCAATCCCGGTAGCTACCACCTCGTTCCAAATGGGCAGCATGGCGGGAATATCTTCAGGTGTAAATTCTCTGACGGTAATGCTCATGATCCATCCTCCTGATTTCTATCATTCTTCAGGTATCTTGTCATTCATTATAACATGGACTTTCTTTCCTTGACATTTACCTTTTCACTGCTTATAATATAGAACAAAATTAGCGGCAAGCGTGATCATAACCAGAGAAAAGTCCGGGAAAAAATCGAACTGAACTGAATAATAAAATTTTTATATAAGTTCATAATGGGTTGAACGTCTCTACCAACTACCGTAAATAGTTGATTATAAAAATTTCGAACGGAATGACCGGCAGTTTTTCAATTGCCGGCTGTGTTCTATTTGAAATGTTTTATAATCTTTTTTATTGCCTTTTAAGTAGTTGATGGGATGGATACAGAATCAGAAAATAAAGGAACAGGAAGATAGATGGGGAGGTATGGTCTATGAACGATAGGAATTTAAAAAAGCTGGCGCCAAAGTCCCTGGGGCGGGAGAAGGCACAGCTTGTGCTGAAGAACGCCCAGGTCATCAATGTGTTCTCAGAGGAAATTCTGGTCAGGGATGTTGCCGTTGAAGACGGAGTGATTGTGGGTGTGGGGCAGTACCAGGGCCGGGAAGAAGTGGATCTGAGCGGGAAGTATCTCTGCCCGGGCTTCATCGACGCCCACCTCCATTTGGAGAGCACCCTGGTTGCACCGCCGGAGCTCATTCACTCCGCCCTCCAATGGGGAACCACTACGTTTATCATTGATCCCCATGAAGTAGTTAACGTGGCCGGTGAAGAGGGCCTGGATTATATGCTGGAGCAGACCGAAGGTTTGGCGGCTAATGTCTTTCTGATGCTGCCCTCCTGTGTTCCGGCGGTGCCTTTTGAAGAAAACGGTGGTGTTTTCTCAGCGGAAAAGATGGAACCCTATTTGGCTAACCCTCGTGTTCTGGGCTTGGGTGAGGTGATGGATTATGTGTCCGTTATCGAAGCAGAAGAAGGCATGGTGAAAAAACTCCGCCTTTTCCGGGAGCGCATCAAAGACGGGCACGCCCCCTATCTCCAGGACAAACAGCTGGCGGCCTATGCCCTGGCCGGTATCAAAACGGACCACGAATGCATCGACTATGCCTATGCTCTGGAGGAAGTACGCAACGGTATGCAGGTCCTGATCCGTGAGGGCTCCGGTGCCAGAAACCTGGAGGCTATTGTCCGGGGGATTCGGGACAATAGCATGGATACAGGGAACTTTTCCTTCTGTACCGATGACAAACATATCAACGATATCCAGAGGGAAGGGCATATCAGCTATAACATCAAGAAGAGCATCGCCTTGGGCATTCCGCCTCTTAAAGCCATCAAAATGGCCACCATCAATACGGCCAGATGCTACAACCTGACGAAACTGGGGGCAGTTGCCCCGGGATATCAGGCGGATTTCGTCATCCTGGACAGCCTGGAAGAGGTAGCGGTTCATGCCGTCTACCACAAAGGGAAAAAGGTGGATCGGGAAAAGAAGATTGAAATTAAGCCCTGTCCGGAGCAGCTGCGCCGGACCGTCCACCTTCCCAACCTCAGTGCCGATGATCTGAAATTAGCCGTTCCTGACTCCCCGTCCTCCCTGATTCAAATGATCGAAGGTCAAATCACTACGAAGCATGTGCGGGATGTTCTGCCCGCCCAGGATGGCTGCTTTGTTCCCAATGCCCAATACAACAAGGTGGTTGTGGTGGAGCGCCACAAAGGGACGGGACATTTCGCCGTGGCTCCCGTGCTTGGCTTTAATCTGCGGCAGGGAGCAATCGCCACCAGCGTTTCCCACGATTCGCATAATGTGGTGGCCATTGGTGACAACGATGAAAGTATCCTGCTCGCCCTGCAGGAATTGCAGAGAGTCCAGGGAGGCTATACCATGATCCGTGGGCAAAGGGTGCTGGCCACCCTGCCCCTGCCTATCATGGGTTTAATCAGCGATGCCGGATACCAGGCTGTAGAGAATACTCTGAATCAAATGATCGGCTATGCCCATGAGATGGGGGTGCCGGCCCATACCCATCCTTTTATCGCCCTGTCCTTTATTGCCCTCCCGGTGATCCCGGAGATCCGCATCACCACCCGGGGACTGTATGATGTGGTGGATCAGGAGTTTATCAGATAAGTTGACAAAAAGACTGCCGCCAAGGCCCTATTAAGGCTTAGGCGGCAGTCTTTGTATCTTAAGAAATGGTTTGCTTTTACGTCATTAGGCAGATGCTTTGGCCAGGGCATCGTTTACTGCGTCAGTGAAACCTTTTAGTGTCATAGTAGCGCCGGAGACCGCGTCAATCCCGGTGGACTGGTTGGCGATCACCGCTTCGATATACGTGGGCAATGCCACGCCGCCGATGGTTTCGGTTTCTTTCTGCTCGTCTACGGTGATGGCGGTGATCTTGCCGCCGGCGATGGTGACGCTCACCTTAATATCGTCTCCGAAGACCCCGGAGCCCTTGCCCTGATAGGTGCCGTCCTTCCAATTGCCGGAAGAACCGACAGAGCTTGCGGCAACGGTGGTGGTGCCGGACTCGGCGATCTTGCCACTGCCGCCGGAAAGGGAGGCGGCGTGCTTAGCGGCCAGACGGCCAAAGGTGAAGCAGCGCCCGATGGAGAGGCCTGTAGCATGGAAGGGATAATCCGCCGCGCCGTAGAACTGTCCGCCCAGGTTGCCGGCACAATAAAGTCCTTCGATAGGTGTCTTGTTTTCATCGAGAGTTTGTCCGTTGGCGTTTATATAGACACCGGAGCAGAGGGCCGAGACGCGCAGATGGCGCCGGATTCCATAAAAAGGAGGTTTTTTAATAGCATTCATCCACTTTTTATCCTTGCCGAAGTCTTCATCCGCACCCTTTGAGCACAACGTGTTGTAGCGCTCGATAGTGGCCAGGAACGCTTGCTTATCCTCAATGCCGAGCTTGTCGGCCAGCTCGTCGAGGCTGTCGGCACGCCAGGTGTCGATCAGGTGGGGGAAGACGCCTGTGCGGGCTGCGCCATTATGAGAGGCGGCATAGTGTTCATCGGTAATTCCCGGCATGTATTTTTCCATGACGGCAGGGGGGACTAAGGATTCGAAAGCTTCATGGCTCATGTAGTCGCTGTCGTAGATTTGGCAATACCACCCGAGAGAACCCTTCTCCGGAACGTCGTAGTTCTTGCCGCCCTTGTACATATCCTGATGGAGCATCATGTCGTTCATGTAGACAAAACCGATGAACTCATTGCAGAAGCGCTTGCCTTTCATGTTGACGGAAAGGAAGGGCTCCTCATACATGAGGCCGGCATCAAAGTCGTGGAGCATTTTGGTATGCCCGAGTTTTTCCATGACAGCCCCGGCGGTGACCGCCATGAGGTGGCCGTCGCCCGTCTTCTGGAACTGTTTCTTGTCGAAGTTCTCTACATCCGGGCACCAGTGCTTCACCATGGCAGAGTTGTTTTGATAGTCACCGGTGGCGAGGATAACGGCTTTATTAGCATTAAACTTCACATAAGTCCCGTCGGCAAGCTTGCCAACGACGCCCTTCACCCGGCCGGCATCCACAATAAGCTGAACCCCCGGAGTGCTGTAATAAATCTTCATGCGGTCGGAATATTGCTGGGCGGCCTCGTCCAGCACGTAGCTCAGGTACGTGCCGATATTATTGGGTTTCGGTCCCATCCAGGGCGCATACATATGGGCTTTAGCCGTACCGTAGTCGAACTTGCTGTAACGATGGTCGGTCCATTCTCCGGTGAAATCCTGGCTGGTGTCCAGGTAAGCGAAGAGTCCTTTGTCATTGGGCTTGCCGGCGGAAGTGCCGGTCAGGCGGGCGCGGTCGTATACCCATTGCACGGCCTCGCCGGAATGCATAACGTAGGCTTTAAGAAGCTCAGGGTCGGAGCGCCAGCTGTTCAGACTGTTGGTCTGCTGGACATAACGAAGGAGCCCCTCGGTGTCACTTTTGTCGATAATAAGACCGGAA is a window encoding:
- a CDS encoding TetR/AcrR family transcriptional regulator, translating into MNKHDDLRVIKTRKLIKEAFYEAVHEKGFDKITVSDIAGKAMINRSTFYLHYKDKFDLLRSLEDEVLEDIEEISLSVTRESIQASRLTGAPFPHIVKLLTYVQENSEFFQLTVRDNTYLSFYNKMGDLISKRTFEVIFPQLTLDGLFSKYLKHIVVAIFSSIINQWIKNGMQETKEDIASLITKIALSFLAIN
- a CDS encoding FAD-binding protein — translated: MSTTISRRDFFKTAALGAAGIGLMGLTGCDTSVVNETPGADPTSPEGSAALPDPFTLEEFKDSLVQLDPIASFVGEVTVDIVVVGAGAAGVPAAVTAAEEGNSVAVLQKQSTVVSQGNCGSGLIIDKSDTEGLLRYVQQTNSLNSWRSDPELLKAYVMHSGEAVQWVYDRARLTGTSAGKPNDKGLFAYLDTSQDFTGEWTDHRYSKFDYGTAKAHMYAPWMGPKPNNIGTYLSYVLDEAAQQYSDRMKIYYSTPGVQLIVDAGRVKGVVGKLADGTYVKFNANKAVILATGDYQNNSAMVKHWCPDVENFDKKQFQKTGDGHLMAVTAGAVMEKLGHTKMLHDFDAGLMYEEPFLSVNMKGKRFCNEFIGFVYMNDMMLHQDMYKGGKNYDVPEKGSLGWYCQIYDSDYMSHEAFESLVPPAVMEKYMPGITDEHYAASHNGAARTGVFPHLIDTWRADSLDELADKLGIEDKQAFLATIERYNTLCSKGADEDFGKDKKWMNAIKKPPFYGIRRHLRVSALCSGVYINANGQTLDENKTPIEGLYCAGNLGGQFYGAADYPFHATGLSIGRCFTFGRLAAKHAASLSGGSGKIAESGTTTVAASSVGSSGNWKDGTYQGKGSGVFGDDIKVSVTIAGGKITAITVDEQKETETIGGVALPTYIEAVIANQSTGIDAVSGATMTLKGFTDAVNDALAKASA
- a CDS encoding 2-hydroxyacyl-CoA dehydratase; its protein translation is MNTIIGQEDKNEGLKLGIDIGSTTVKIALLNPRGELIFSRYERHMSSVFAKVGELIADLEGDFPGLQVTACITGSGGLLLSRLIDLPFEQEVIACSKAVEVFIPKTDVAIELGGEDAKITFYKDAVEQRMNGTCAGGTGAFIDQMAVLLNTDAAGLNRFAKEHTVIYPIAARCGVFAKTDIQPLINEGVPVSDLAASIFQAVVNQTISGLACGRVIRGNVAFLGGPLSFLSELRGRFTETLGLKEEEVIFPEHSQYFVAIGAALLSEGQNRIGVAEILDRIAAAGASVSTQSRHLPPLFASGEELAEFERRHRRHAAVRGDIAQAHGPVYLGIDAGSTTTKGALIDKDKKLLYTFYKGNEGNPVGTVRMMLKELFASLPRGAYIANSVVTGYGEGLIQAGFSVDYGEIETIAHYKAAEEFLPSVEFILDIGGQDMKCIRVKDGAIHHIILNEACSSGCGSFIETYAKSVNMSVEKFAEEGLLARSPVDLGTRCTVFMNSKVKQSQKEGATLGDISAGLSYSVIKNALYKVIKLRDPRDAGGKVVVQGGTFLNNAVLRSIESVLGRQVIRPDIAGLMGAFGAALIALEKAAPESGSGLLSEQMLAEFQAGSSNSRCRGCQNNCLLTINSFANGQKFVTGNRCEKGSGGVKQGPQVPNLYARKYARLFAYQPLPREVAPRGVIGIPRVLNMYENYPFWFTFFTELGYSVLLSPASSKTLYELGMDTITSDTACYPAKLVHGHIKWLADKGVPVIFYPAINYERREDPGANNHYNCPIVATYPEVIGGNMQPHFAEKGITFLHPFLPYDADEKLARRLADELAGYGVQPEEVGAALRAARREDERFKKDIAEMGRKALAVIKREGLQAVVLAGRPYHLDPEINHGMDTLITSLGMAVLTEDSVAGGVTLSGPLRVLDQWMYHSRLYKAAEFVGRHEDIELVQLNSFGCGLDAVTTDQVEEILSCKNKLYTLLKIDEGANLGAARIRIRSLKAAAEERRRGGVHPVDKPYTFERRYFTKEMKGRYTILLPQMSPIHFNLVEAAINSFGYNAKLLPEADSHAVDEGLKYINNDACYPTIMTLGQVISYLKSGECNLDKTAIFMSQTGGGCRASNYIGMLRKALQNLGMEQVPVISFSHAGLETNSGFRISSGLLVKLVLGVLLGDVLMRVLYATRPYERDKGAADDLAARWTRRMVGAMPRLGVGGYRRLVKEMIADFDRIEVNHEIKPKVGVVGEILVKYHPNANNQLVDIIEAEGGEAVVLDLMDFFLADMYSKGFNYEFLTGTKQGMHLGRLGIRLIEWLRKPARAALQNSRRFRQPLPIEEIARKAETLVSLGNQCGEGWLLTGEMVELVDSGVPNIVCLQPFACLPNHVTGKGMIGALRRSNPLANIVPIDYDPGASDVNQFNRIKLMMAIARKNLAQASG
- the ade gene encoding adenine deaminase → MNDRNLKKLAPKSLGREKAQLVLKNAQVINVFSEEILVRDVAVEDGVIVGVGQYQGREEVDLSGKYLCPGFIDAHLHLESTLVAPPELIHSALQWGTTTFIIDPHEVVNVAGEEGLDYMLEQTEGLAANVFLMLPSCVPAVPFEENGGVFSAEKMEPYLANPRVLGLGEVMDYVSVIEAEEGMVKKLRLFRERIKDGHAPYLQDKQLAAYALAGIKTDHECIDYAYALEEVRNGMQVLIREGSGARNLEAIVRGIRDNSMDTGNFSFCTDDKHINDIQREGHISYNIKKSIALGIPPLKAIKMATINTARCYNLTKLGAVAPGYQADFVILDSLEEVAVHAVYHKGKKVDREKKIEIKPCPEQLRRTVHLPNLSADDLKLAVPDSPSSLIQMIEGQITTKHVRDVLPAQDGCFVPNAQYNKVVVVERHKGTGHFAVAPVLGFNLRQGAIATSVSHDSHNVVAIGDNDESILLALQELQRVQGGYTMIRGQRVLATLPLPIMGLISDAGYQAVENTLNQMIGYAHEMGVPAHTHPFIALSFIALPVIPEIRITTRGLYDVVDQEFIR
- a CDS encoding GNAT family N-acetyltransferase, producing MSITVREFTPEDIPAMLPIWNEVVATGIAFPQMEPLDEKTGLEFFGGQSFTGVAIEEATGNMVGLYILHPNNVGRCGHICNASYAVKSEERGKRIGEILVKHCLAKAKEIGFQILQFNAVVSTNTAALQLYAKLGFVQLGVIPGGFLMKDGSYEDIIPHYYLL